The following proteins are co-located in the Amycolatopsis tolypomycina genome:
- a CDS encoding FtsK/SpoIIIE domain-containing protein, translating into MNPTDHHDDENTTTGTTPAVGPAGELATVHHLPAREDGGPAIEGEIVSEEEWALYTDQQAQRAWRYAEYRRQGAAVARYTRTAVTHDRTVAAAKFAGRHTAYVFGGAGIVAKRVWEAKTNSRYERLIRAAEARGDAEELKHWEERAELAKEKRHRRAMDWLDAPAQIAKTLLLSALVAIVVLFGIGCLLALSFKDVSMIGAPFGAVVDVVRWITIAISVAWGPLLLAAPWIGLAALHHIGRRAEATPGWLARADGGGMDASTLLTADGIIAALRHLGIPAMNKAIKEGWTPRFELNPTREGTAPFKGYRAIVDLPMGVAPTMVADRREVLAKNLNRNAVEVWASDYGREKGGKAGYLNLYVADSGVMDKPTPPYPLLHEGSTDVFAGVPIGITQRGDVVSIPIAGSNAVFGGQPGQGKSNAVRVMVLGVALDPLAEIRVHVFAMNGDFDAYEPRLSQYEKGATTEHVESALAHLEALYAEVGRREGRLAELGAKKLTRAISQQHEDMRPLLVAFSECHELFGHADYGKQAADLAVNIVKRGRKTGVSTVYDTQSSRADAIPSQLVENVGANGCFAVKTWRSNDGFLGDGSFAAGIRATELRFNVDRGTMVATGMTDELFEIVRTFFVEVDDDRGWDAAADVIARAMAQLKPGTPVAGARPAPALETARDLLEDVAEALGDDEKAKATDVVARLRQLAPNHRPYQGLNADKLASQLGELGVKVTKVGVLTVFTERVRKALADRAADA; encoded by the coding sequence ATGAACCCGACCGACCACCACGACGACGAGAACACCACCACCGGCACCACGCCCGCCGTGGGGCCGGCCGGGGAGCTGGCCACCGTCCACCACCTGCCCGCCCGCGAGGACGGCGGCCCGGCGATCGAGGGCGAGATCGTCTCCGAGGAGGAGTGGGCGCTCTACACCGACCAGCAGGCCCAGCGGGCGTGGCGGTATGCCGAGTACCGCCGCCAGGGCGCCGCGGTCGCCCGCTACACCCGCACCGCGGTCACCCACGACCGCACGGTCGCGGCGGCGAAGTTCGCCGGCCGCCACACCGCCTACGTCTTCGGCGGGGCCGGGATCGTGGCCAAGCGGGTGTGGGAGGCCAAGACGAACTCCCGCTACGAGCGGCTGATCCGCGCGGCCGAGGCCCGCGGCGATGCCGAGGAGCTCAAGCACTGGGAGGAGCGGGCCGAGCTGGCCAAGGAGAAGCGGCACCGCCGCGCGATGGACTGGCTGGACGCCCCGGCCCAGATCGCGAAGACGCTGCTGCTGAGCGCGCTGGTGGCGATCGTGGTGCTGTTCGGCATCGGCTGCCTGCTGGCCCTGTCGTTCAAGGACGTCTCGATGATCGGTGCCCCGTTCGGTGCCGTGGTGGACGTGGTCCGCTGGATCACGATCGCGATCTCGGTGGCGTGGGGCCCGCTGCTGCTCGCCGCCCCGTGGATCGGGCTCGCCGCCTTGCACCACATCGGCCGCCGCGCCGAGGCCACCCCGGGCTGGCTGGCGCGCGCCGACGGCGGCGGGATGGACGCGTCCACGCTGCTCACCGCGGACGGGATCATCGCCGCGCTGCGCCACCTCGGCATCCCCGCGATGAACAAGGCGATCAAGGAGGGGTGGACTCCGCGGTTCGAGCTGAACCCGACCCGCGAGGGCACGGCGCCGTTCAAGGGGTACCGGGCGATCGTGGACCTGCCGATGGGCGTCGCGCCCACGATGGTCGCCGACCGCCGGGAGGTGCTGGCGAAGAACCTCAACCGCAACGCGGTGGAGGTGTGGGCCTCGGACTATGGACGCGAGAAGGGCGGCAAGGCCGGGTACCTGAACCTCTACGTCGCGGACTCCGGGGTGATGGACAAGCCGACCCCGCCCTACCCGCTGCTGCACGAAGGGTCCACGGACGTCTTCGCCGGAGTCCCGATCGGGATCACCCAGCGCGGGGACGTCGTGTCCATCCCCATCGCCGGATCCAACGCGGTGTTCGGCGGGCAGCCTGGCCAGGGAAAGTCCAACGCGGTCCGGGTCATGGTCCTCGGGGTGGCGCTGGACCCGCTGGCCGAAATCCGGGTCCACGTGTTCGCCATGAACGGCGACTTCGACGCCTACGAACCCCGCCTGTCGCAGTACGAGAAGGGGGCGACCACCGAGCACGTCGAGTCCGCGCTGGCCCACCTCGAAGCCCTCTACGCCGAAGTCGGACGCCGGGAGGGGCGGCTGGCTGAACTCGGGGCCAAGAAACTGACCCGGGCGATCTCGCAGCAGCACGAGGACATGCGTCCGCTGCTGGTCGCCTTCTCCGAGTGCCACGAGCTGTTCGGCCACGCCGACTACGGCAAGCAGGCCGCGGACCTGGCGGTCAACATCGTCAAGCGCGGCCGCAAGACCGGCGTCTCGACCGTGTACGACACCCAGTCCTCGCGGGCGGACGCGATCCCGTCGCAGCTGGTGGAGAACGTCGGCGCCAACGGCTGCTTCGCGGTCAAGACGTGGCGCTCGAACGACGGGTTCCTCGGGGACGGGTCGTTCGCGGCCGGGATCCGGGCCACGGAGCTGCGGTTCAACGTCGACCGCGGAACCATGGTCGCCACCGGCATGACCGACGAGCTGTTCGAGATCGTGCGGACGTTCTTCGTCGAGGTCGACGACGACCGCGGCTGGGACGCCGCCGCCGACGTCATCGCCCGCGCCATGGCCCAGCTCAAGCCGGGCACCCCGGTGGCCGGCGCCCGCCCCGCCCCGGCCCTGGAAACCGCCCGTGACCTGCTCGAAGACGTCGCCGAAGCCCTCGGTGACGACGAGAAGGCCAAGGCCACCGACGTCGTGGCCCGGCTGCGCCAGCTCGCCCCGAACCACCGGCCCTACCAGGGCCTGAACGCGGACAAGCTGGCCTCCCAGCTCGGTGAGCTGGGGGTCAAGGTCACCAAGGTCGGCGTCCTCACCGTGTTCACGGAGCGTGTCCGAAAGGCGCTCGCTGACCGGGCCGCCGACGCCTAG
- a CDS encoding SCO6745 family protein, with protein sequence MTTIEGAAGLASRIRPVVQVLGGKFMTSPELAAVEAEVGLPPRSLYVRGRSAVLGDVPPKVAAELFGIFPHWLFDFVLPPATAALDASAAVRAYAESSARWSRVSLSAVPEPGRLAELLFHVVDAADASGLALFAGWKNAARPEGDVERLGFALMVFRELRGGLHFAALRALGLSVPEAVIADPEGGRARLLRTAWPEDAADELVAAAARKPDLRERWQRAEALTDDRIGELLASALTEAERAELDRRLAELATFAQVPALPTA encoded by the coding sequence ATGACGACGATCGAGGGTGCGGCGGGTCTGGCGAGCCGGATCAGGCCGGTGGTGCAGGTGCTGGGCGGGAAGTTCATGACGTCGCCGGAGCTGGCCGCCGTCGAGGCGGAGGTCGGGTTGCCGCCGCGTTCGCTGTACGTGCGGGGACGGTCGGCCGTGCTCGGGGACGTCCCGCCGAAGGTGGCCGCGGAGCTGTTCGGCATCTTCCCGCACTGGCTGTTCGACTTCGTCCTGCCGCCGGCGACGGCCGCTCTCGACGCGTCCGCCGCCGTCCGCGCCTACGCGGAGTCATCGGCTCGGTGGTCGCGTGTCAGCCTTTCGGCCGTACCGGAGCCCGGCCGCTTGGCCGAGCTGCTGTTCCACGTCGTGGACGCCGCCGACGCGAGCGGGCTGGCGCTGTTCGCGGGATGGAAGAACGCCGCGCGTCCCGAGGGGGACGTCGAGCGCCTCGGCTTCGCGCTGATGGTCTTCCGCGAGCTGCGCGGCGGCCTTCACTTCGCGGCCCTGCGGGCGCTGGGGCTGTCGGTGCCGGAGGCGGTGATCGCGGACCCGGAGGGCGGCCGCGCGCGCCTGCTGCGCACGGCGTGGCCCGAGGACGCGGCCGACGAGCTGGTGGCGGCGGCGGCGCGCAAACCGGACCTGCGCGAACGGTGGCAGCGCGCCGAAGCGCTCACCGACGACCGCATCGGCGAACTGCTGGCTTCGGCTCTGACGGAGGCGGAGCGAGCCGAGCTTGATCGCCGGCTGGCGGAACTGGCGACGTTTGCGCAGGTCCCAGCCTTGCCGACGGCTTAA
- a CDS encoding excisionase family DNA-binding protein — MAPANDIAALVTTLAQLAERLAAAKEADAQLHSRPMPPRVLFTVAEAGAQLGVGRTTAFALVASGELESVQIGRLRRVHIDAIRDYAARLVANAKKPDAA, encoded by the coding sequence ATGGCTCCCGCCAACGACATCGCCGCACTCGTGACCACCCTCGCCCAACTCGCCGAACGACTTGCGGCAGCCAAGGAGGCAGACGCGCAACTGCACTCGCGACCGATGCCCCCTCGCGTCCTGTTCACCGTGGCGGAAGCCGGTGCACAGCTGGGTGTGGGCCGCACCACCGCTTTCGCGCTAGTCGCATCCGGCGAACTCGAATCTGTCCAAATCGGACGGCTTCGAAGGGTGCACATCGATGCCATCCGCGACTACGCCGCCCGGCTGGTCGCCAACGCCAAGAAACCTGACGCCGCCTGA
- a CDS encoding DUF4097 family beta strand repeat-containing protein, which yields MPANTPDHNDDGSTTPNPPTPRTLVCGQSGPIELAIYSHDDVIEVIADDSLEYGEITLAPAAGDTSRETAALISAATIEAEGRRFTLRMPQPEGAGGGATVVRSDGHVSIQAGIVTGSVVGIQLGTIDGDMVVGDGVTIVNGTVIAGSGRYTVTGAGAARRGGPVRITARVAPGSSVILSGVTPHLTATGPLGFVDVETTAGNLACVDATTVRVKTMSGDVHTARAAEVSVRTVSGYVICRELAGSAQIKTVSGDITVDAATDSTVRARSVSGDIALTAPAGVGIDATTRTVSGTVTRRDRA from the coding sequence ATGCCCGCCAACACCCCCGACCACAACGACGACGGTTCGACGACCCCGAACCCGCCGACACCGCGCACGCTGGTGTGCGGGCAGTCCGGCCCGATCGAGCTGGCGATCTACTCCCACGACGACGTGATCGAGGTGATCGCCGACGACTCTCTCGAATACGGGGAAATCACGCTCGCCCCCGCGGCCGGGGACACCAGCCGCGAAACCGCCGCCTTGATCTCGGCGGCCACGATCGAAGCCGAAGGCCGCCGCTTCACCCTGCGCATGCCCCAGCCCGAGGGCGCCGGAGGCGGCGCGACGGTAGTCCGCTCCGACGGCCACGTGAGCATCCAGGCCGGGATCGTGACCGGGTCGGTCGTCGGAATCCAGTTGGGCACCATCGACGGCGACATGGTCGTCGGCGACGGCGTCACCATCGTCAACGGCACCGTCATCGCCGGTTCCGGCCGCTACACCGTCACCGGCGCCGGGGCGGCCCGCCGGGGCGGGCCGGTCCGGATTACCGCCCGGGTGGCCCCGGGGTCATCGGTGATCCTGTCCGGGGTCACGCCGCACCTCACGGCGACCGGCCCGCTCGGGTTCGTCGACGTCGAGACCACGGCGGGGAACCTCGCGTGCGTCGATGCCACCACGGTGCGGGTGAAGACGATGTCCGGGGACGTGCACACCGCCCGCGCCGCGGAGGTGTCGGTCCGCACGGTGTCCGGGTACGTGATCTGCCGGGAACTGGCCGGGTCGGCGCAGATCAAAACGGTCTCCGGCGACATCACCGTCGACGCCGCCACCGACTCGACCGTGCGCGCCCGCTCCGTCTCCGGCGACATCGCCCTGACCGCCCCAGCCGGCGTCGGCATCGACGCGACCACCCGCACCGTGTCCGGCACCGTCACCCGCCGGGACCGCGCCTGA
- a CDS encoding conjugal transfer protein TraH, translating to MPERNDPAPAAVPRCRTRTDAAVAWTTGHAAELAGVAVPLIGGVLFTPWLDLVSVVWAAVWAVNEIRLRRTTSTARQFAVATRPAQSALTASAAPAGRATEDTDRKEAKA from the coding sequence ATGCCTGAACGCAACGACCCGGCCCCGGCCGCCGTGCCGCGGTGCAGGACCCGCACGGACGCGGCGGTGGCGTGGACGACCGGCCACGCGGCCGAGCTGGCCGGCGTGGCCGTCCCGCTGATCGGCGGGGTGCTGTTCACGCCGTGGCTTGACCTGGTGTCGGTGGTGTGGGCGGCGGTGTGGGCGGTCAACGAGATCCGGCTGCGCCGCACCACATCCACCGCACGCCAGTTCGCGGTGGCTACCCGTCCGGCCCAGTCCGCCCTGACCGCCAGCGCCGCGCCCGCCGGGCGCGCGACCGAGGACACCGACCGGAAGGAGGCCAAGGCATGA
- a CDS encoding bifunctional DNA primase/polymerase, producing MSDAQRAALERVALAMAGRGWAVFPIMPNRKWPPAWHRKDTCPGRGPCAAEHVTPESLATTDPETITRVWATAPYNVAVFPGKSGWHVIDCDVRKPDEPAGPDGWEELQALAAVRGGPLPYTWTTSTPSGGRQLWYPVPPGVRLGSTVKWIAGHVDTRGWGGYALAPGSVREDGAYELLDDTDGPPLPGWLIQASVKLPPAGNSGRTEKAVAAPSAYAAKAVRAECDRVAAAPSGQRNKALSTAAYALGQLVGARLLDKDYARAELRAAVAAWNTPDSAVKDDGVIETALAAGEGNPRRITPRQGTRRAA from the coding sequence ATGAGCGATGCCCAACGCGCCGCACTGGAACGGGTCGCGCTGGCCATGGCTGGCAGAGGGTGGGCGGTGTTCCCGATCATGCCGAACCGCAAGTGGCCGCCCGCCTGGCACCGCAAGGACACCTGCCCCGGCCGGGGCCCGTGCGCGGCGGAGCACGTGACGCCGGAGTCGCTGGCCACCACCGACCCGGAGACGATCACGCGGGTGTGGGCGACGGCCCCGTACAACGTCGCGGTGTTCCCGGGCAAGTCCGGCTGGCACGTCATCGACTGCGACGTCCGCAAGCCCGACGAACCGGCCGGCCCCGACGGCTGGGAAGAGCTGCAAGCCCTCGCCGCGGTGCGGGGCGGGCCGCTGCCGTACACGTGGACCACCTCGACCCCCAGCGGCGGGCGCCAGCTGTGGTACCCGGTGCCGCCCGGGGTGCGGCTCGGCTCGACCGTCAAGTGGATCGCGGGGCATGTGGACACCCGCGGCTGGGGCGGCTACGCCCTCGCCCCCGGCAGTGTCCGCGAGGACGGGGCCTACGAGCTGCTCGACGACACCGACGGCCCGCCGCTGCCGGGGTGGCTGATCCAGGCCAGCGTCAAACTCCCGCCTGCGGGCAACTCGGGGCGAACCGAGAAGGCCGTAGCCGCCCCGAGTGCGTACGCAGCGAAAGCGGTGCGGGCCGAGTGCGACCGGGTCGCGGCGGCCCCGTCAGGGCAGCGGAACAAAGCCCTCTCGACCGCTGCCTATGCCCTCGGTCAGCTGGTCGGGGCGCGGCTGCTGGACAAGGACTACGCGCGGGCCGAGCTACGGGCCGCGGTCGCGGCCTGGAACACCCCCGACTCCGCCGTCAAGGACGACGGGGTGATCGAGACGGCACTCGCGGCTGGGGAGGGCAACCCCCGGCGGATCACCCCGCGGCAGGGCACCCGCCGCGCCGCCTGA
- a CDS encoding DNA cytosine methyltransferase, producing MTVTTYHEFAGFGGDTTGVLAVPGTEGVLAANHNPDAIATHAYNHPGMDHYEGDIAKADIGKFPRVDFFWASPSCPPWTDARGEKRDFDQSTQGVLFDPVTGPRALNPETARARALMEEIPRYLKAMAIRRAPVLGGVVENVVQVVKWDQFARWRREIAFYGYRTKVIALNAMHVTGPTLGKIAQSRNRFFLAYWHVSLGRDPDWDKWLRPKAYCPVCDQVVSAVQVFKNPRNTMGIYGIRHGQYVYRCPHRTCRHQIVEPAVLPASTIIDWSLDPGQRIGERVDDHGRPDPLTENTMNRIKAGLARHIGALLTPAGGTWRQHATSVGEPLPTRTTRETDGLVCPPLLVSCAARAGVDTASTILEPMRTQTCRRETAVVVPPFISIQRNGGSFNAAYPLDGPIPTVSAGGNHHGLVGPPTGEAGQALLMAYYGNGGTQLTDDPIGTLTTRDRYALVGGTAPVEACTFRMLEPHEIAAGMGFPAGYKVPPKVAKSKRKCVRGWGNAVPPGMAEVLGSAVIEAITGEPLEPAA from the coding sequence ATGACCGTCACCACCTACCACGAGTTCGCCGGGTTCGGCGGCGACACCACCGGCGTCCTGGCCGTGCCCGGCACCGAGGGCGTCCTGGCCGCCAACCACAACCCCGACGCCATCGCCACCCACGCCTACAACCACCCCGGCATGGATCACTACGAGGGCGACATCGCCAAGGCCGACATCGGCAAGTTCCCGCGGGTGGACTTCTTCTGGGCCTCGCCGTCGTGTCCGCCGTGGACGGACGCCCGCGGCGAGAAACGCGACTTCGACCAGAGCACGCAAGGGGTGCTGTTCGATCCGGTGACCGGGCCGCGGGCGCTCAACCCGGAGACCGCGCGGGCGCGGGCGCTGATGGAGGAGATCCCGCGCTACCTCAAAGCCATGGCCATCCGGCGTGCGCCGGTGCTCGGGGGCGTGGTGGAGAACGTGGTCCAGGTCGTGAAGTGGGACCAGTTCGCCCGGTGGCGGCGCGAGATCGCCTTCTACGGCTACCGCACCAAGGTGATCGCGCTCAACGCCATGCACGTCACCGGCCCCACCCTCGGGAAGATCGCGCAGTCCCGCAACCGGTTCTTCCTGGCCTACTGGCACGTGAGCCTCGGCCGGGACCCGGACTGGGACAAGTGGCTGCGCCCCAAGGCGTACTGCCCGGTCTGCGACCAGGTCGTCAGTGCGGTGCAGGTGTTCAAGAACCCCCGCAACACCATGGGGATCTACGGCATCCGCCACGGCCAGTACGTCTACCGCTGCCCGCACCGCACCTGCCGACACCAGATCGTCGAACCCGCCGTGCTCCCGGCCAGCACGATCATCGACTGGTCGCTCGACCCCGGGCAGCGCATCGGGGAACGGGTCGACGACCACGGCCGACCGGACCCGCTCACCGAGAACACCATGAACCGGATCAAGGCCGGGCTGGCCCGCCACATCGGGGCGCTGCTCACCCCGGCCGGCGGGACGTGGCGCCAGCACGCCACCAGCGTCGGCGAGCCCCTGCCGACGCGCACCACCCGGGAGACCGACGGGCTGGTGTGCCCGCCTCTGCTCGTGTCGTGCGCCGCGCGGGCCGGGGTCGACACCGCCAGCACGATCCTCGAACCGATGCGGACGCAGACCTGCCGCCGGGAGACCGCGGTGGTGGTGCCGCCGTTCATCTCGATCCAGCGCAACGGCGGCTCGTTCAACGCCGCCTACCCGCTGGACGGGCCGATCCCGACCGTCTCGGCCGGGGGCAACCACCACGGCCTCGTGGGCCCGCCGACCGGCGAGGCGGGGCAGGCGTTGCTGATGGCCTACTACGGCAACGGCGGCACCCAGCTCACGGACGACCCGATCGGCACGCTGACCACCCGCGACCGCTACGCCCTGGTGGGCGGCACCGCGCCGGTCGAGGCGTGCACGTTCCGGATGCTCGAACCGCACGAGATCGCCGCCGGAATGGGTTTCCCTGCCGGCTACAAGGTGCCGCCGAAGGTCGCGAAGTCCAAGCGCAAGTGCGTCCGCGGCTGGGGCAACGCCGTCCCGCCCGGCATGGCCGAAGTCCTCGGCTCGGCCGTGATCGAGGCCATCACCGGCGAACCGCTGGAACCCGCCGCGTAA
- a CDS encoding AAA family ATPase: protein MRPTLYATIGPAGAGKTTWRHQHAPPGATVISLDERRSALSPCGCSADPSVNAAAVADGTADTRAVLAAGGTVVWDVTNYLPRFRAHLLDLAAEFDAATVGLVVLPPLLTVLARNGGRDGRICAVCGMARRVPDPVVWAMHAAITDALPGLHREGWHTLHFLSLPPYLHRRHHGRTP from the coding sequence GTGAGGCCCACCCTGTACGCCACCATCGGCCCGGCCGGCGCCGGGAAAACCACCTGGCGCCACCAGCACGCCCCGCCCGGAGCCACGGTGATCTCCCTCGACGAACGCCGCTCCGCGCTTTCGCCGTGCGGGTGCTCGGCCGACCCGTCGGTGAACGCCGCCGCCGTCGCCGACGGCACCGCCGACACCCGGGCGGTGCTCGCCGCGGGCGGGACGGTCGTGTGGGACGTCACCAACTACCTGCCCCGGTTCCGTGCGCACCTGCTCGACCTCGCGGCCGAGTTCGACGCGGCCACGGTCGGGCTGGTGGTGCTGCCGCCGCTGCTGACCGTGCTGGCCCGCAACGGCGGCCGCGACGGCCGGATCTGCGCCGTGTGCGGCATGGCCCGGCGGGTCCCGGACCCGGTCGTGTGGGCCATGCACGCCGCGATCACCGACGCGCTGCCGGGCTTGCACCGCGAGGGCTGGCACACCCTGCACTTCCTGTCCCTGCCGCCGTACCTGCACCGTCGACACCACGGAAGGACACCCTGA
- a CDS encoding SsgA family sporulation/cell division regulator produces MTQLLFPATVIVDDRGEVEGVWEYTTTDPWAVTLHLGPVSWLFARDLLRDGLAAPAGTGDVQVTPDVGGDRDRVLVWLCLTNPAVKLSAARGTVTSLLDAAYALVPAGCEAGAVDWPAEWARLADGPATAA; encoded by the coding sequence GTGACACAGCTGCTGTTCCCCGCCACCGTCATCGTCGACGACCGCGGCGAGGTCGAAGGGGTCTGGGAGTACACGACCACCGACCCGTGGGCGGTCACCCTGCACCTCGGCCCGGTGTCGTGGCTGTTCGCCCGGGATCTGCTGCGCGACGGCCTCGCCGCTCCGGCGGGGACGGGCGATGTGCAGGTCACCCCGGACGTCGGCGGCGACCGCGATCGGGTGCTGGTGTGGCTGTGCCTGACCAACCCGGCGGTGAAGCTCTCGGCCGCCCGCGGCACCGTCACCAGCCTGCTGGACGCCGCCTACGCCCTGGTGCCCGCCGGATGCGAGGCGGGCGCTGTCGACTGGCCGGCCGAATGGGCGCGCCTGGCCGACGGCCCCGCCACCGCCGCGTGA
- a CDS encoding tyrosine-type recombinase/integrase, translated as MARSQRPKGTKNPDGQGSFYYSEYDGYWHARVTVGVKDNGDPDRRHIKRRDEDEARDAYRELLNQVEKGEVLKPGESWTVEAWLIHWVENIAPMTARYKTVVGYKTAVYRHLIPGVGRYKLTPGLGKRRGKPIEPEHFEQLYRKMLAAGLKPATVHQVHRTARTAFQVAFDRKKIFRNVVAIARAPKVEEEEVEPFEPEDAQAIIEAALKRRNGVRFVIALALGVRQGETLGFKWPALNRERRTLRIRKALQRQKWLHGCDDPHECGAAYHKTAPCKQPCKRHTRPCPPPCPPTCVEHARKCPQRHGGGLVEVDVKSRAGRRTWPLPDQIFELLMRHEQRQARERDRAADLWEEGGWIFTQENGRPIDPRADYETWRELLAEAGVREARLHDARHTAATVLLLLGVDPRVVMKLMGWSTEAMRRRYQHVTDGIREEVAGQINTYFWKDGA; from the coding sequence GTGGCACGCAGCCAACGTCCCAAGGGCACCAAAAACCCCGATGGGCAAGGAAGTTTCTACTACAGCGAATACGACGGCTACTGGCACGCCCGGGTGACCGTGGGCGTCAAGGACAACGGCGATCCCGACCGACGGCACATCAAACGGCGTGACGAGGACGAGGCGCGCGACGCCTACCGAGAACTGCTGAATCAGGTCGAGAAGGGAGAAGTGCTCAAGCCTGGCGAGTCTTGGACAGTCGAGGCGTGGCTGATCCACTGGGTCGAGAACATCGCCCCGATGACCGCCCGGTACAAGACAGTCGTCGGCTACAAGACGGCCGTCTACCGTCACCTGATCCCGGGCGTGGGCCGGTACAAGCTGACCCCAGGCCTGGGCAAGCGCAGGGGAAAGCCCATCGAGCCGGAGCACTTCGAGCAGCTATACCGCAAGATGCTGGCGGCCGGGCTCAAGCCGGCCACCGTGCACCAGGTTCACCGCACGGCCCGCACCGCCTTCCAGGTCGCCTTCGACCGCAAGAAGATCTTCCGCAATGTGGTGGCGATTGCCAGGGCCCCGAAGGTCGAGGAAGAGGAGGTAGAGCCTTTCGAGCCCGAAGACGCGCAGGCGATCATCGAGGCCGCGCTCAAGCGCCGCAACGGCGTGCGGTTCGTGATCGCCCTCGCCCTGGGGGTCCGCCAGGGCGAGACGCTGGGCTTCAAGTGGCCAGCACTCAACCGGGAGCGCCGAACGCTGCGCATCCGCAAGGCTCTGCAGCGGCAGAAGTGGCTGCACGGCTGCGATGACCCGCATGAGTGCGGCGCGGCCTACCACAAGACGGCGCCGTGTAAGCAGCCGTGCAAGCGGCACACGCGCCCGTGTCCGCCGCCTTGCCCGCCGACCTGTGTCGAGCACGCACGCAAGTGCCCGCAACGCCACGGCGGCGGCCTGGTCGAGGTGGACGTCAAGTCACGGGCCGGGCGCCGCACGTGGCCGCTGCCTGACCAGATCTTCGAGCTACTGATGCGGCACGAGCAGCGCCAGGCACGCGAACGAGACCGGGCTGCGGACCTCTGGGAAGAGGGTGGCTGGATCTTCACGCAGGAGAACGGCCGGCCGATCGACCCGCGCGCCGACTACGAGACCTGGCGCGAGCTGCTGGCGGAGGCCGGCGTCCGGGAGGCCCGCCTTCACGACGCCCGACACACCGCCGCCACGGTCCTGCTGCTGCTCGGAGTGGACCCCCGAGTGGTGATGAAGCTCATGGGCTGGTCGACCGAGGCGATGCGACGGCGGTACCAACATGTGACCGACGGTATCCGGGAGGAGGTGGCAGGCCAGATCAACACGTACTTCTGGAAGGACGGCGCCTGA
- a CDS encoding conjugal transfer protein TraI has product MSSTTTTPADGHADLARTLTEIERQLAANDLPAPVEPDPAEPEPAPDTADGENEPAPDLHPGVAGRARRSGITRRVRRRAAEHAEAHQLLALESDTAPFAVTTEKVRARRKAVEQAAALWRLDRDPRVLAYRDARVRRLVLAVALVSLTLALAWSTAGVQAFAAEGAPAGSPRWWFAWLAEPFCSLALLMVVAGRAYLTTRGQPLQDKAVDRTEWVFLGLTLGMNAWPHLPGVADAFTVSGLVLHLLGPVVAVAVVRCLPRLLAAFAGLELPDDAVPAGPGEGPEQAATPPGEGEGPGGIAALDPTQPPPGSPVAERGGTRPVRAVPARRTPPARRSTRLPEPKRRTLDQLREEFKTALAARPAGFDPDNGEAIRRTLRCGKKFSVQLRDDYRAGRIG; this is encoded by the coding sequence ATGAGCTCCACGACCACCACCCCGGCCGACGGCCACGCCGATCTCGCCCGGACCCTGACCGAGATCGAACGCCAGCTGGCCGCCAACGACCTGCCCGCACCGGTGGAACCGGACCCGGCCGAGCCGGAGCCCGCCCCGGACACGGCCGATGGGGAGAACGAGCCCGCGCCGGACCTGCACCCTGGGGTCGCCGGCCGGGCGCGGCGGTCCGGGATCACCCGCCGGGTACGGCGGCGGGCTGCCGAGCACGCCGAAGCGCACCAGCTTCTCGCGCTGGAGTCCGACACCGCGCCGTTCGCGGTCACCACCGAGAAGGTGCGGGCGCGACGCAAGGCGGTCGAGCAGGCCGCCGCGCTGTGGCGGCTGGACCGCGACCCGCGGGTGCTGGCCTACCGCGACGCCCGGGTGCGGCGGCTGGTGCTCGCCGTGGCGCTGGTGTCGCTGACCCTGGCGCTGGCCTGGTCGACGGCCGGGGTGCAGGCGTTCGCCGCCGAAGGCGCCCCGGCCGGGAGCCCGCGGTGGTGGTTCGCGTGGCTGGCGGAGCCGTTCTGCTCGCTGGCGCTGCTGATGGTGGTCGCCGGCCGCGCCTACCTCACCACCCGCGGCCAGCCGCTGCAGGACAAGGCGGTCGACCGTACGGAGTGGGTGTTCCTCGGGCTGACGCTCGGGATGAACGCCTGGCCGCACCTGCCCGGCGTCGCCGACGCCTTCACCGTCTCGGGGCTGGTGCTGCACCTGCTCGGCCCGGTCGTCGCCGTCGCGGTCGTGCGGTGCCTGCCCCGGCTGCTGGCCGCGTTCGCCGGGCTGGAGCTGCCCGACGACGCGGTACCCGCTGGGCCCGGCGAGGGCCCGGAGCAGGCGGCGACCCCACCTGGCGAGGGGGAGGGACCAGGCGGGATCGCCGCGCTCGACCCTACGCAACCGCCACCCGGCTCGCCGGTCGCTGAGCGCGGCGGCACCCGCCCGGTCCGCGCGGTCCCCGCGCGGCGCACGCCGCCCGCGCGGCGGTCGACGCGGTTGCCGGAGCCCAAGCGCCGCACGCTCGATCAGCTGCGCGAGGAGTTCAAGACGGCCCTCGCGGCCCGGCCGGCCGGGTTCGATCCGGACAACGGCGAAGCGATCCGCCGCACCTTGCGGTGCGGCAAGAAGTTCTCGGTGCAGCTGCGCGACGACTACCGCGCAGGCCGCATCGGCTGA